The DNA window GCCCCGGCATGGTGGCGTCCACCTTGCCACAGCGCCTGCGATGACCACCTACGCCGACCTGAAGACCGTCCCCGACCTGAACCTGCCCCGCTATCTGGGCACCTGGTATGAAATTGCCCGGCTGCCGATGAAGCATGAGCCGGAGGACTGTACCGACGTGTCCGCGCACTACAGCCTGAAGGAAAACGGCAACGTCGCCGTGCTCAATCGCTGCCGGCTCGGGGACGACATTGAAGAAGCCGAGGGCGAGGCCTGCCCGGTGGACAACGACAGCGCGCGCCTGCAGGTGAGCTTCCTGCCGGCCGGGCTGCGTTGGCTGCCGTTCGGCAAGGGCGACTACTGGGTGATCCAGGTCGCCCCGGATTACAGCGTGGCCCTGGTCGGCAGCCCCGACCGCCGCTTCCTGTGGCTGCTGGCGCGCGAACCGCACCTGGATGCCACCACCCGTGAACACTACCTGGCGCAGGCCCGGCAGCA is part of the Stenotrophomonas oahuensis genome and encodes:
- a CDS encoding lipocalin family protein; the encoded protein is MTTYADLKTVPDLNLPRYLGTWYEIARLPMKHEPEDCTDVSAHYSLKENGNVAVLNRCRLGDDIEEAEGEACPVDNDSARLQVSFLPAGLRWLPFGKGDYWVIQVAPDYSVALVGSPDRRFLWLLAREPHLDATTREHYLAQARQQDFDLGPLILTPHTGHPTA